TACAGAATATTATGTATGGTACCAGGCTTGTGATAAATTCAGATGTTCCTGAGGCTATGATGCTTCGAAAAAGGTAGTACTAATATTGTGAATTATTTATGGTTGTGCATATTGACTATATTTTTATGGCGTTGTGATTGATAAATAGCGTGTAGTATAGAGAGATATCGCAGTACCTGTCTGTACTTTCTGGCAAACCGGGGTATGTTAACGAAGATGAAGTTTTATATTTCACTGAGAGGAAGACAATAAAGGAGTTACATGCGGCTGCGGATGTGAGTGCCTTATACGGCTGCGGATGTGAGTGCCTTATAAAAAACtactttttttatgtttggttcattgtttttttttttttactttcaaaCGGTTCCTACGTAGGTTGGATTCTATGTTATTCTGGCCACTGTTCTTAATGTTGAGCCCATTCTAAGTTGTTGGTATAAATCTTGTGTTTGCAGCGTGAAGGCAGAAGCTAATGCGGATACATACTTCTGCGATAACTGTAATAAGGACGTGAATAATGTGGTTGATAGGTACGACTCTAATTGGACTTATTTGTACAATCTTTTCATAAAAAAGTAATATAGTCATGTAATTGATTAtgtctctttttaatttattgctCAATATCTAGCTTAATACCAACAATTAGTAGACAATAAGAaaacaatttattaaaaataaaaactgctTTGATTGATGGAAATATCGTCtatccacaaaaaaaaaattggcaaaatGAAATAGAGTACATAGAAAAAATTCATATACCtacaaaaattttatactaAAGTCTCCTCTATTagactaaaatctaaaaaattgatAAGCCTAAAAATATTGTGTTTGAGCATTTAAATTATgttgaatataatttttatgattttattgtaACTAAAGGGTGACAGGCCAAGTGTTAATTgatgtttttaaataaaaaaaagcaagtaTAAGTTGAATTTGTTGGTTTTTTATGGTACTGCTACAACAACTTTTGTTGTGTTTGATAAGGAGACCACAACTCTATTCGAACGTACTTATACTGAGATGGTGAAAGAATTCAATGTATGTGGTTTCTGCTGTTGAAACCATTTGAATGGTGATGATGATTCAATGTCGGACGTGAATATAGAAGATAATTTTATACCATGCTCAGAAACTTTAGACGATATGTAAAAATTTAATCTGtatatttatttgcatttttgtGTACATAATAGACTATATTGCATCGGTATGACAACTGAGTATCTAAAGAGAGTTCATTCGACAGATGTGTGGgatataaaaaatcatatttatcaATGTCAACACTGTAAAGTATGGATGTGGTCTGAAGAAAGGCTTGTTAAATTCAAATAGTCGCCCCAACCAAAGTTTTCATTATGTTTGTATGGAAGGAAAGATCGAGCTTCCTCTACTTTCTGTGCCTCCTGATGAGCTCATTCAGCTTCATACTGGAGGAGATCAAAGAAGTATTcatttcttaaaaatataagggcatttaattcaatattttgttttacatCAATGGCAAAAAAATTAACCGTAGGGTGAACAATGGGActgctcctccaatttttaagCCTGGGGTCAAAACTACCATAGCATTGGTAGCTTACTTCCTCCAGATAGTCTGCGACCAACATTTGCCCAACTATATATCTATGACACAAAAATGAGATTGATAATCGGATACGCACACTTCGGTAATTTTcatgcaaccaatcaaacattttagttattttttatctgtaagagaaaataacataaaatttattgtgtgttttttttttgtacagtTTCAATGAAGCTATAAATGAGCGGGATAAGAAAATTGTGGCAATATTAAGAAACATGCtagataaatataatagttTGACAAAAAATTTTTGCTATGCAAGAAATACGTACCAACAGAAAAATTGCACAAACATAAAGCTTAAGTTGATTAGTAAAAGGACCACAGATGGCAggacatacaacttgccatctGCATCTGAAGTGGCTGCATTGATTGTTGGCGATGTCGAACAACTAagcaaagatagagatattaTTATAGAGAGTCAAACTAGATTCATTGAGATATTGTTGGCTACATTACCTGTGTATTGTGATgaaggatttttttatttttgtgtatgGTCATGGGGGTACTGAAAAAACATTTCTTTGAAACCTTATGTCTGCTGAAATTCGCTCAAGGGTGATATTTTGTTAAACATTGCTTCAAGTGGTATTGCATCTTTACTTCTTCCCAATGGAAGAACAGCACACTCAAGGTTCAAAATACCGCTGAATATAATTGAGGATTCTGTATGTAACATCAAAACTGGTTCCCCTTAAGCAATGCTGCTGTTGAAAGCTAAACTTATAATTTGGGATGAGGCTCCAATGGTTAGTAGGTACTACTATGAAGTGCTTGATAAATGCTTAGGTGATATCATGAGGTTTTTTCCAATATATAACAAAGATTTGTCCTTTGGAAAAAAAGTGGGTGTACTAGGTGAAGACTTTAGACAAATTCTTCCTGTCATTTCACGAGGATTGAGACAAGATATTGTTCATTCAACCGTGATTCGTCTTACCTTTGAAAGTTTTGTCAGGTGctcaaactaacaaaaaatatgagACTCTCTGTAGAGACGACTACTTCATATTAAGATGAGACAAAGCAATTTGGTGAGTGGTTATTGAAAGTTTGTGATGGTCTAATATGTGACAATATGGATGGTAAATCTGAGATATGTCTTCTAGGAGATATTGTTATTCCTTCTTCGGACCAGGCATTTGATGAGTTGGTTCATTTttcttatccaaatattttggaTAACATGTCCTCAAAGGATTTTTCAAAGTAAGAACTATACTGGCTCCCACGCTGGACATCGTTGAAGAGGTCAACAACCATCTGATGGCTATCATTCCTGGAGGAGAAAAATTATATCTCAGTTCGGATTCAATTTGTATGGATGAAGGGAATATGGAGAGTCAACTAGATCTCTATAGTCCTGAATTACTGAATAGCATAAATTGCTCTGGTTTGCCTCCACGtaaattaatactcaaggtTGGTGTTTCAGTGATGTTATTGAGGAGTATTGACCAGTCCAGTAGTCTTTGTAATGGTACAAGGCCACAAGGCTACAAGTTAGGAAGCTTAGAAATCATGTCATAGAATGTGAAGTCTTAATGGGTAACAATGTTGGTCATATTGCTTTGATTCCAAAAATGAATATGGTACCAACAAATGAAACCGTCCCAGTTAGATTCCACGAAGATAGTTTCTCATAGTAGTATCATTTGCCATGACAATTAATAAGTCTCAGGGCAGGGACAAACTTTATCTCATGTTGGATTGTACTTGCCCAAACCAATTTTTACACATGGCCAACTATATGTGGCACTTTCGAGAGTTAAGAGTAagagatgttttttttttttaaatatccaaacatataaatcttttttttttcacttttataaatttttccgTGTTGAGCACGGGTTCATACACtagttaataacaaaaatataaaaagaaaaagagaagaaaaagaagaaagaaattttTATTGTGCTAATAAATTTTTAGACTAACATAATTACTCTTGATTATCAAAATGacttttttatgattttttatgttttatttaaaatatttttattttaaggtGTACCTAAACACCTTTaaaactttattaaaaaaattttaattaaaaattaacattttaACAAGAGAAACCAATCCAAATGCACAACACATATTAATAGGGTatgtttattttagtttttctgttcaaataataaatttttaattacaaattaattttaacatatttatgtaatatattataataaaaaattaaaaatgttgtagtttatggaaaataaaaaaatcagagTAACTACTTCTGATTAATAAGCTGTTctctattatatataaaaatcaaatcgtAAAATCatacaagtaaaataaattacaaaggTGAATAtgtcaccaaaaaaattacagaGGTGAGTTTGACCAAGGAATCGATGGGGAGAAAAAGAAGGGGAATATCCAATTATCCAATGCATTATGCTAGTCGAGATGTTGAATATTTTGAAGGAAATCAATTTagttcgttttttttttttcctaatttGGGAGCGGATTTGTTACTGAAATGTCAGTTGCGGACATCGTTACTTTCAAGAGGCAAAATGACATATTTGTCCCTccagttttatttttaatttaccccaatatttatgttatttgtattttgagAACGTTAAAACTTTAAAGTgatatttatgtttaaaatataagTTTACCTATCATATGTTTCAATAAGACACGTATTAATGCTAAgactattattaataaaatattttaaaatttttatttacaaaaaatataattttaaaaataatttaaataatatatatttatacataaatatatgatgatttataatatttttattattatatttgattcaatttcaattatataaatatatggttgaaaatttgaatttttagatTACTTACAAAAGTTTGTTAAAATCACACAAATGGCCCAACTGCAAATGTTAGAATCTCAAGTCAATATAAATTATAACCACCTTGACTCAAAAGGAACCGTTTGATTGAATAGAAACCAATCCAAAGAATTAAAATGAAAGGAGAACGATTGTAGCTGTGTAATGAATCATTGAATTCTATTTTTTGCTTCATTTTCGTTACCTATTAATAATTGTCCACTCTCTTCACCACATTTGCGCTAAGCCAATTCTTTTTTCCAtcactctcttttctttcttctcttctctctctcaaaaCTCATTAAAGCTTCTCACATTCTTGCTGGTAAGTTTCTTTCATAATTTCtaattttgttcttttcttcCATTCTTTCACTCTTCTTGTGTAACTTTACTATGTATACATACATTAGGTGACTACaggtttcttttttttccactAATCATCATTAAGAGAAAGAAAATCGTGGTACATTATATTGTTTTTCCTAATTAATTCTCATTTTCTGTACTGGATTGATcatcataatttttatttgttattatgtCATGCATTCAAGTGTGTATGTGCGCGTCAGAAATATCACAGCTATGTATTTGTATAGttctttaaatattataaatacttttaaaatatgCATTAAATATGTTTAGATTTGGACAAATATTTCTTCAGAAATTATGTATATAAGTTTCCTTTAGAAAGATCTAAATTGACATACGAAAACTTGATTTTAGCCAAATAAAATTATCTCATTGCTTTGTTTGTCCTTTTGTTTAGAAGGTTAATTGTTTTTGtgtatgaaaattgaaaatattttatattcagaTTACCTTATTTACATGTGTTTTCAATTAGTAGTAGCAGCATGCTATAGTGATTATTATTAGAGTCTCACTCTGATGCATGTTGCAGAAAAGATAAATATTgcgttttttagatttttttttaatgcttaTTTTGTATACTATGtatattttcaatttgtatGTGAATNNNNNNNNNNNNNNNNNNNNNNNNNNNNNNNNNNNNNNNNNNNNNNNNNNNNNNNNNNNNNNNNNNNNNNNNNNNNNNNNNNNNNNNNNNNNAATTtgacaatatttaaaaattgttaaaattaaaaaaaaatatttttttagtatttaaaaataaaaataacaaatattataaaaatataaacaaaatgtgtgctttttaaatattgtcaaaattaTATAATCTGCACTAGAACTATCATAATGATAGTCACTATAGACTCTACGGTAGAAGTATACAGTACAATATAATAGCTTTTAATAAGTCTTTTTGATAAGACTAATACTTGTATTAACTATTGACATTCTTTCCTTTTTTAACAGTTGTAGGTGTATTTTATCTAGGATTAAATAAAGCTTCAGAGATAATTATACATGGCGAAGGATCAACTTCAAGTGTTGAATGCACTTGATGTGGCGAAAACACAATGGTATCATTTCACAGCAATCATTGTTGCAGGAATGGGATTTTTCACAGATGCCTATGATTTGTTTTGTATTTCCCTCGTAACGAAACTACTCGGCCGCATATACTATCACGTTGACGGCGCACCAAAGCCGGGAACTTTGCCGCCCAATGTCTCCGCCGCAGTTAACGGCGTAGCCTTCATCGGAACACTCTCTGGCCAGCTCTTCTTTGGCTGGTTAGGTGACAAGCTCGGCAGAAAGAAAGTCTACGGCATGACTCTGATGCTTATGGTGGTTTGCTCCGTCGCCTCCGGCCTCTCGTTCGGCCGGGAACCGAAGTCGGTTCTGGCGACGCTCTGCTTTTTCCGGTTCTGGCTCGGATTCGGGATCGGAGGAGATTATCCGCTTTCTGCCACCATTATGTCGGAGTACGCAAATAAGAAAACTCGCGGCGCATTTATAGCCGCCGTCTTCGCGATGCAGGGATTTGGTATCTTGGCCGGAGGCATATTTGCAATCGTTATCTCATCGATATTCAAGGTGAAATTCAATTCTCCGCCATATAAGGTTGATCCGGTAGGCTCAACTGTTCCAGAAGCAGATTTTGCGTGGAGAATAATTCTTATGGTGGGGGCTCTTCCCGCTGCACTGACATACTATTGGAGGACGAAGATGCCGGAAACCGCGCGTTACACGGCGTTGGTTGCGAAGAACATGGAACAGGCTACAAAAGATATGTCTAAAGTTATGCAAGTAGAACTCCAAGcagaggaattaaagaaagaggAGGATAGAACTAAGGATTTTGGCTTGTTCTCTAAGCAATTCGCGGCGCGTCACGGTTTACATTTGCTTGGAACAGCGAGTACATGGTTCTTGCTTGATGTTGCATTTTACAGTCAGAATCTCTTCCAGAAAGATATCTTCAGCGCAGTCGGTTGGATTCCTCCTGCGGAAACCATGAATGCGTTGGAAGAAGTTTACAAGATCGCGAGAGCTCAAACGCTTATAGCTGTCTGCAGTACAGTTCCTGGATACTGGTTTACAGTAGCATTCATTGATATTCTTCATGACAGTGTTCATGTTCGCCCTCGCAATTCCTTATGAGCACTGGACTCAGAAAGAGAATCGCATTGGATTCGTCGTGTTGTATTCGTTAACATTCTTCTTCGCAAACTTTGGGCCTAACTCAACCACTTTCGTCGTCCCTGCAGAGATCTTCCCTGCAAGATTCCGCTCTACATGTCATGGGATTTCGTCGGCTTCCGGCAAGCTTGGTGCTATGATTGGTGCTTTTGGATTCCTATATTTGGCGCAGAGTCCGGACAAGACCAAGACAGATGCAGGTTATCCTCCCGGCATCGGTGTCAAGAATTCTTTGTTGGTATTAGGAGTGGTTAATATTTTAGGGTTCTTGTTTACATTCTTGGTGCCTGAGCCAAAGGGAAAATCTTTAGAAGAAATATCAGGTGAACATGAACAAGAAGATGAGGTTGGAAATAAGGTATAGTCGTGTTGTTTGGCACAATTAGGACGAATAATAAAGCCGTGCCTTCAAGTTGGTATTCGAATTACCCGGCCCAAAATTAGGTTCTTTCCTATATGAGTTGctctttttatttgattttgtgtttgtcatttTGTATAGATAACAGGTGCTATTTGTTCTGTGATTTGGAAACATATGTAATTGTCTATTTCATTCTTTAATTTGAtgactatatatatatggttCTTTACTTTTAATAACCATTTTCCTTCTTCATCACCTACGTTCCCCTGATATGTATTACTTTGTTGGCCAGTGTACTTTTTTGGTCTAATGTGCATTCTTTGTTGAGAAGTAATCATGGTAGTTTTTGGTTTTatcttttatgtttaatttttatatatattattgactGTCTACCAAAAAAATGCATCTTTACATTGTTAcatatattttcattttatccTGTAATTTGGCACATACTTTGTGCTCTACATCTTTGCAAGATTTATCATCTACTTCTAGTCTTCTACTATTATATAATGGAATGGAATATAGAAAGGAACTGGtggataatttttttcttttaaaatgtcttttaaattttagtataaCTTACTCTCTAAATTTAAACcaaatttcttattattatctacatctaatttataaaaaaaatagattaatagaCACAATAATACTTATCAATATACTAATATTGATTAATTTCAGAGttattatgaaaatatatattattcaataaaaaaaagtaattattttc
This sequence is a window from Arachis duranensis cultivar V14167 chromosome 2, aradu.V14167.gnm2.J7QH, whole genome shotgun sequence. Protein-coding genes within it:
- the LOC107473656 gene encoding LOW QUALITY PROTEIN: inorganic phosphate transporter 1-4 (The sequence of the model RefSeq protein was modified relative to this genomic sequence to represent the inferred CDS: inserted 2 bases in 1 codon); translation: MAKDQLQVLNALDVAKTQWYHFTAIIVAGMGFFTDAYDLFCISLVTKLLGRIYYHVDGAPKPGTLPPNVSAAVNGVAFIGTLSGQLFFGWLGDKLGRKKVYGMTLMLMVVCSVASGLSFGREPKSVLATLCFFRFWLGFGIGGDYPLSATIMSEYANKKTRGAFIAAVFAMQGFGILAGGIFAIVISSIFKVKFNSPPYKVDPVGSTVPEADFAWRIILMVGALPAALTYYWRTKMPETARYTALVAKNMEQATKDMSKVMQVELQAEELKKEEDRTKDFGLFSKQFAARHGLHLLGTASTWFLLDVAFYSQNLFQKDIFSAVGWIPPAETMNALEEVYKIARAQTLIAVCSTVPGYWFTVAFIDILXMTVFMFALAIPYEHWTQKENRIGFVVLYSLTFFFANFGPNSTTFVVPAEIFPARFRSTCHGISSASGKLGAMIGAFGFLYLAQSPDKTKTDAGYPPGIGVKNSLLVLGVVNILGFLFTFLVPEPKGKSLEEISGEHEQEDEVGNKV